Proteins from a genomic interval of Drosophila melanogaster chromosome 2R:
- the CngA gene encoding cyclic nucleotide-gated ion channel subunit A, isoform A — protein MRHFKVKAMVQSLDISAITGQQTDAEPSKRSKPSALRRTLQALRQRLTKRNRPKPPDWFLEKFSNTTNTDKIGKGCPAMEDAALSSEIRGSSVLCNRLSVDPTLQSHYRWLAIVSLAVLYNIIFVVGRAVFWEINKSAPAFWYTLDYLCDFIYLLDTLVHMHEGFLDQGLLVRDAFRLRRHYFHTKGWYLDVLSMLPTDLAYIWWPPETCSSLYLPCPVIVRLNRLLRINRLWEWFDRTETATGYPNAFRICKVVLAILVLIHWNACMYFAISYEIGFSSDSWVYNLNGTRNNTLQRQYIYSFYWSTLTLTTIGETPTPENDVEYLFVVADFLAGVLIFATIVGNIGSMISNMNVARVEFQNRMDGVKQYMAFRRVGHELEARVIRWFAYTWSQSGALDEERVLAALPDKLKAEIAIQVHMDTLKQVRIFHDTEPGLLEALVLKLKLQVFSPGDYICRKGDVGKEMYIVKRGKLSVVGDDGITVLATLGAGSVFGEVSVLEIAGNRTGNRRTANVRSLGYSDLFCLAKRDLWETLSDYPEARSTLTQRGCQLLRKDGLLDEQIFADSQRVHDSIEGGIEKLELSVENLNMRLARLLAEYTASQAKIKQRLAKLEMNGGPGTWRLECEPQSRARSGRLYSLQPKRRPRSRPDATAKSSDAAKQNTL, from the exons ATGCGACATTTCAAAGTCAAAGCCATGGTGCAGTCGCTGGATATATCCGCCATAACGGGACAGCAAACAGATGCG GAGCCAAGCAAACGGAGCAAACCCTCCGCTTTAAGACGCACTCTGCAGGCACTGCGCCAGCGTCTGACTAAAAGGAATCGCCCCAAACCGCCGGACTGGTTCCTCGAGAAGTTCTCCAACACCACCAACACGGACAAGATTGGCAAGGGTTGTCCGGCGATGGAGGATGCGGCGCTATCCAGCGAAATACGTGGCTCCAGTGTCCTGTGCAACCGTCTGTCCGTCGATCCCACCCTGCAGTCGCATTACAGA TGGCTGGCCATCGTTTCACTGGCAGTGCTTTACAATATCATCTTCGTGGTGGGACGTGCGGTCTTCTGGGAGATCAATAAGAGTGCTCCCGCCTTTTGGTACACGCTGGACTACCTGTGCGACTTTATCTATCTGCTGGATACGCTCGTCCACATGCACGAGG GATTTTTGGACCAAGGTCTCCTCGTGCGGGATGCCTTTCGGCTGCGCCGGCACTATTTCCACACCAAGGGCTGGTACCTCGACGTCCTGTCCATGCTGCCCACGGACTTGGCCTACATCTGGTGGCCGCCGGAGACCTGCTCCAGTCTGTATCTGCCGTGTCCCGTGATAGTGCGTCTGAATCGTCTGCTCAGGATCAATCGACTGTGGGAGTGGTTCGATCGAACGGAGACAGCGACGGGATATCCGAATGCCTTCCGCATCTGCAAGGTGGTGCTGGCCATTTTGGTGCTGATCCACTGGAATGCGTGCATGTACTTTGCCATAAGCTACGAAATCGGCTTCAGTTCGGACTCGTGGGTGTATAATCTGAATGGAACGAGGAACAATACGTTGCAGCGGCAATATATCTATAGTTTCTACTGGTCGACGCTAACGCTGACCACCATTGGCGAGACTCCAACGCCGGAGAACGATGTGGAGTATCTGTTCGTGGTGGCCGATTTCCTGGCTGGCGTCCTAATCTTCGCCACCATTGTGG GTAACATTGGCTCCATGATCTCCAACATGAATGTGGCCCGCGTGGAGTTCCAGAATCGCATGGACGGAGTCAAGCAGTACATGGCCTTCCGGCGAGTGGGTCACGAGCTGGAGGCCCGGGTGATCCGCTGGTTTGCCTACACGTGGTCGCAGAGTGGTGCGCTGGACGAGGAGCGTGTGCTGGCCGCTCTGCCGGACAAGCTGAAGGCGGAGATCGCTATCCAGGTGCACATGGATACGCTGAAGCAGGTGCGCATCTTCCACGACACGGAACCGGGTCTCCTCGAGGCCCTGGTGCTGAAGCTCAAACTGCAGGTCTTCAGTCCGGGCGACTATATCTGTCGCAAGGGTGACGTGGGCAAGGAGATGTACATCGTGAAGCGTGGCAAGTTGTCCGTCGTCGGTGATGATGGCATCACCGTGCTGGCCACCTTGGGCGCCGGTTCGGTGTTCGGCGAGGTTTCCGTACTCGAGATTGCGGGCAATCGGACGGGCAATCGGCGCACCGCCAATGTGAGATCCCTGGGCTACTCGGATCTCTTCTGTCTGGCGAAACGGGATTTGTGGGAGACCCTGTCCGACTATCCGGAGGCCAGATCCACGCTCACTCAGCGAGGATGCCAGCTGCTGCGCAAGGATGGCTTACTGGACGAGCAAATATTCGCTG ATTCACAAAGGGTACACGACAGCATCGAGGGCGGCATCGAAAAGCTGGAGCTCTCGGTGGAGAACCTCAACATGCGGCTGGCCCGCCTCCTGGCTGAGTACACGGCAAGCCAGGCCAAGATCAAGCAGCGCCTCGCGAAGCTGGAGATGAA TGGTGGCCCTGGCACGTGGCGATTGGAGTGTGAGCCCCAGAGTCGAGCTCGCAGCGGACGCCTCTATTCGCTGCAGCCCAAGCGGCGCCCACGTTCGCGACCCGACGCGACTGCCAAGAGCAGCGATGCTGCCAAGCAGAACACACTGTAA
- the CngA gene encoding cyclic nucleotide-gated ion channel subunit A, isoform B — MWTYMMAAARGDRVNTMMSNRRRPETESPKYGYNLSNRPMYRTTRLVGPASSAPAQLQLPCGSHQATLGVAPPPLEEISGGLFAPFAPTATITVEQAATSIPMAVDGEVHHLHYPRRSWQRKYRQGIHRQPGGGAEQDEDEEEDDDDVDEDDDDEFGASVCEDNPEEAIARADHDTQQKQHYQPNASDSSYVENGRKLIQEPSKRSKPSALRRTLQALRQRLTKRNRPKPPDWFLEKFSNTTNTDKIGKGCPAMEDAALSSEIRGSSVLCNRLSVDPTLQSHYRWLAIVSLAVLYNIIFVVGRAVFWEINKSAPAFWYTLDYLCDFIYLLDTLVHMHEGFLDQGLLVRDAFRLRRHYFHTKGWYLDVLSMLPTDLAYIWWPPETCSSLYLPCPVIVRLNRLLRINRLWEWFDRTETATGYPNAFRICKVVLAILVLIHWNACMYFAISYEIGFSSDSWVYNLNGTRNNTLQRQYIYSFYWSTLTLTTIGETPTPENDVEYLFVVADFLAGVLIFATIVGNIGSMISNMNVARVEFQNRMDGVKQYMAFRRVGHELEARVIRWFAYTWSQSGALDEERVLAALPDKLKAEIAIQVHMDTLKQVRIFHDTEPGLLEALVLKLKLQVFSPGDYICRKGDVGKEMYIVKRGKLSVVGDDGITVLATLGAGSVFGEVSVLEIAGNRTGNRRTANVRSLGYSDLFCLAKRDLWETLSDYPEARSTLTQRGCQLLRKDGLLDEQIFADSQRVHDSIEGGIEKLELSVENLNMRLARLLAEYTASQAKIKQRLAKLEMNGGPGTWRLECEPQSRARSGRLYSLQPKRRPRSRPDATAKSSDAAKQNTL; from the exons ATGTGGACGTACATGATGGCTGCCGCCCGCGGTGATCGGGTCAACACGATGATGTCCAACCGGCGACGCCCCGAAACCGAGTCCCCAAAATATGGCTACAA CCTCTCCAACCGTCCCATGTACCGCACCACCCGATTGGTGGGACCCGCCTCCTCGGCGCCCGCCCAGTTGCAGCTGCCCTGCGGCTCGCATCAGGCGACGTTGGGCGTGGCACCTCCGCCGCTGGAGGAGATTAGTGGCGGTCTGTTCGCACCCTTCGCGCCCACGGCCACAATAACGGTGGAGCAGGCGGCCACCTCGATTCCGATGGCAGTGGATGGCGAGGTGCACCACCTGCACTATCCGCGTCGCAGTTGGCAGCGGAAATATCGCCAGGGGATTCATCGCCAGCCAGGCGGAGGAGCCGAGcaggatgaggacgaggaggaggacgacgacgacgtcgacgaggatgacgatgatgagtTCGGTGCTTCCGTTTGCGAGGATAACCCGGAGGAGGCCATTGCACGCGCTGACCACGACACGCAGCAAAAACAGCACTATCAGCCAAATGCCAGCGATTCCAGTTATGTGGAAAATGGCAGGAAGCTGATACAG GAGCCAAGCAAACGGAGCAAACCCTCCGCTTTAAGACGCACTCTGCAGGCACTGCGCCAGCGTCTGACTAAAAGGAATCGCCCCAAACCGCCGGACTGGTTCCTCGAGAAGTTCTCCAACACCACCAACACGGACAAGATTGGCAAGGGTTGTCCGGCGATGGAGGATGCGGCGCTATCCAGCGAAATACGTGGCTCCAGTGTCCTGTGCAACCGTCTGTCCGTCGATCCCACCCTGCAGTCGCATTACAGA TGGCTGGCCATCGTTTCACTGGCAGTGCTTTACAATATCATCTTCGTGGTGGGACGTGCGGTCTTCTGGGAGATCAATAAGAGTGCTCCCGCCTTTTGGTACACGCTGGACTACCTGTGCGACTTTATCTATCTGCTGGATACGCTCGTCCACATGCACGAGG GATTTTTGGACCAAGGTCTCCTCGTGCGGGATGCCTTTCGGCTGCGCCGGCACTATTTCCACACCAAGGGCTGGTACCTCGACGTCCTGTCCATGCTGCCCACGGACTTGGCCTACATCTGGTGGCCGCCGGAGACCTGCTCCAGTCTGTATCTGCCGTGTCCCGTGATAGTGCGTCTGAATCGTCTGCTCAGGATCAATCGACTGTGGGAGTGGTTCGATCGAACGGAGACAGCGACGGGATATCCGAATGCCTTCCGCATCTGCAAGGTGGTGCTGGCCATTTTGGTGCTGATCCACTGGAATGCGTGCATGTACTTTGCCATAAGCTACGAAATCGGCTTCAGTTCGGACTCGTGGGTGTATAATCTGAATGGAACGAGGAACAATACGTTGCAGCGGCAATATATCTATAGTTTCTACTGGTCGACGCTAACGCTGACCACCATTGGCGAGACTCCAACGCCGGAGAACGATGTGGAGTATCTGTTCGTGGTGGCCGATTTCCTGGCTGGCGTCCTAATCTTCGCCACCATTGTGG GTAACATTGGCTCCATGATCTCCAACATGAATGTGGCCCGCGTGGAGTTCCAGAATCGCATGGACGGAGTCAAGCAGTACATGGCCTTCCGGCGAGTGGGTCACGAGCTGGAGGCCCGGGTGATCCGCTGGTTTGCCTACACGTGGTCGCAGAGTGGTGCGCTGGACGAGGAGCGTGTGCTGGCCGCTCTGCCGGACAAGCTGAAGGCGGAGATCGCTATCCAGGTGCACATGGATACGCTGAAGCAGGTGCGCATCTTCCACGACACGGAACCGGGTCTCCTCGAGGCCCTGGTGCTGAAGCTCAAACTGCAGGTCTTCAGTCCGGGCGACTATATCTGTCGCAAGGGTGACGTGGGCAAGGAGATGTACATCGTGAAGCGTGGCAAGTTGTCCGTCGTCGGTGATGATGGCATCACCGTGCTGGCCACCTTGGGCGCCGGTTCGGTGTTCGGCGAGGTTTCCGTACTCGAGATTGCGGGCAATCGGACGGGCAATCGGCGCACCGCCAATGTGAGATCCCTGGGCTACTCGGATCTCTTCTGTCTGGCGAAACGGGATTTGTGGGAGACCCTGTCCGACTATCCGGAGGCCAGATCCACGCTCACTCAGCGAGGATGCCAGCTGCTGCGCAAGGATGGCTTACTGGACGAGCAAATATTCGCTG ATTCACAAAGGGTACACGACAGCATCGAGGGCGGCATCGAAAAGCTGGAGCTCTCGGTGGAGAACCTCAACATGCGGCTGGCCCGCCTCCTGGCTGAGTACACGGCAAGCCAGGCCAAGATCAAGCAGCGCCTCGCGAAGCTGGAGATGAA TGGTGGCCCTGGCACGTGGCGATTGGAGTGTGAGCCCCAGAGTCGAGCTCGCAGCGGACGCCTCTATTCGCTGCAGCCCAAGCGGCGCCCACGTTCGCGACCCGACGCGACTGCCAAGAGCAGCGATGCTGCCAAGCAGAACACACTGTAA